A region of the Brienomyrus brachyistius isolate T26 chromosome 10, BBRACH_0.4, whole genome shotgun sequence genome:
GGCCCCCTTCTCTGCTAAAGCTTGCAGCTGCAGAAAGGCTATGAGAAGCTGTCCGTGCTGCGACCCTCTCAGAAGCAGATGCCTCTGACAGGCTGTGGCGCTGGACCCCCAATTAATTGCAAATCTAAAGCCCCGGCCATTTTTAGGTGAACCTTCGGCTGATTCTGGTCAGCGGGAAGACGAAAGACTTCACGTTCTCTCCTGATGACTCGGCGAGTGACATCGCGAAGCACGTCTTCAACAACTGGCCCCTGGGTGAGtctgctgggtgggggggatgaTTCCGTCAACAACTAGCAACTAGTTATCCTGCTAATTAACCACAGCAACTCTACTCTTCACAAGTAGCCTGCTGGATATCTTGTTTGATAATCCATGAAAGCAGCAGATTTCAGGAATCACCTGTCTCATCTGTACAGCACTAATGCAGGATTCACTGCTTCTTAAACGACCAGGACTCCATCCTCTCTGCCAGCTTTGGTTTTAGTCGTAGTGTATTTTGTTGCTGATGGTTTGCCGTAAAGAGCTTCACTAGCTGAATTTCCGGGGTTAACAGTCATCTTGATGCTGCTGCTCTCAATAAGAGACCGTTAATCCCCTTATTAGCCACAGTTAATGACTCTATCAAGATATCTGCAGTTATTCTGGCTTTATTTGCATACTGCCCTCTACAGGCTGGGAGGAAGAACAGGTGAGCAGCCCCAGCATCCTGCGGCTCATCTACCAGGGCCGGTTTCTACATGGCAATGTGACTCTTGGAGGTGGGCAGTCTGACAACACACCCTGACGCAAGGGTGCAGTTAATTCTATAGAGAATCCAGAGAGATATAAAGAAATGATGTCACAGTGATGCTTTCATAGCAGTTTCTGTTCAGACCCTGAGCTTATCGACGCGTTAGACATACAGCATGTTATCATCATCCTCTATCTGTTTGTACTCCCCGCAGCCTTAAAACTTCCTCCTGGAAGGACCACCGTGATGCACCTTGTTGCCAGGGAGACCTTGCCAGAGCCAAACTCTCACGGTGAGCTTTAGGGTAGAGTTTGGCAATGTGGTTAATGGTGGCTGctctttatgtatttttttttcacctTTTTTTTGTAATCTTTATTTTCAGGACAGAGAAACCGGGATAAGAACACAGAGAGCAGTTGCTGCCTGTTATTATAAACTCCTTTGCTGcgtcctcccacccccccaccccccgcccccccagtttCCCATGGTATGCCTGCCCTGGCATCGTCCCTGGTGGACTCTCCCTTCAAATCAATAAGTACTCATTTCAGCCAATAGTGATAATTAACCGAAGCCAAGGATGCTGGACAGTGGTACCTCGCAGGGCTGGACACGTGGGTTCACACCAGCCTGTTTTCCGTTATTTCCCTGAGCTGTATATTTCCAGAAATAAGCCTTTCATCTCTAAGGTGAGGATTGTGTAGTATACAGCTTTTCGGGAGTTAACGCCTTAACACTCAGTATACCCCTGAACAGCATACAGGGGGTGCCGTTGTGCCCGGTTactgctggaggggggggggggggacccagcTGTATGTGTGCTTAATGCCGTCCACGCAGACAAATGCCACATCAATGTCGTAATTGAGCACAGATCGTTTTTCATTGGCTGCAGAAGTATGCAGAAGCTGGGCCTGATGGTGGAACTCGTGGTGTCTTGCGGACTTTGTGACCCCCGGATAaggatggggtggggtgggctgggggtgcCAGGACTGTGACCATTATAGGCAGACAAGTCATTCAAACTAAAAGAGCCCCCTGCCCTCCTTGCTGAAATAGGTAGGATCTGAGAAATAGGGGGTTGCTGTTTCTACAGTAGGAACTAATCAGTTTGGGGGTGGGTAATAGCCTGGTCTCCAATGGAGAGAGAAGCTTGCCTTTCACCTCCTGTATGGATAGATGTAGTCATTTTGCTTGCTGATGAAATTCTAAagttttattactgtttttgtttatgatatgttttttttaaaaaaagtgttGTATTAAATTGGTCTCTTTCTGTTCCCTGGGTGTGCTTGTATTTgggagctgggggagggggtacgTTCTCTGTGGTTTTTGAGAAATGGAGTCTTCTAAGATGTAATCCGAGCGCTCGCATCTGCCAGTATCATAACTGACCTTGTGCTGTAAATATTAAACGAGGAGAATTCACTTGTGCTCACGAGTGGTACTGGAGTGT
Encoded here:
- the ubl3b gene encoding ubiquitin-like protein 3b, with the protein product MTPQKDPDTVNLRLILVSGKTKDFTFSPDDSASDIAKHVFNNWPLGWEEEQVSSPSILRLIYQGRFLHGNVTLGALKLPPGRTTVMHLVARETLPEPNSHGQRNRDKNTESSCCLLL